The proteins below come from a single Juglans regia cultivar Chandler chromosome 12, Walnut 2.0, whole genome shotgun sequence genomic window:
- the LOC108985758 gene encoding mitogen-activated protein kinase kinase kinase 18-like, with amino-acid sequence MFMFLPSSQRKPHQEIALRAPSMEWVRGEPVGHGSFATVNLAIPRNGSALASPLMVVKSSESSCSVSLKNEKQVLDQLSTCPQVIRCLGDDHSVENGEELYNLFLEYASHGSLADQLQNRGGSLPESDVRRCVKSVLKGLRDVHAKGFVHCDIKLQNILVFGNGAIKIADFGLAKKAEQEQSGEGNRAEFRGTPLYMSPESVNDSEYESPADIWALGCAVVEMLTGKPAWNCGAEYNICKLLIRIGVGDELPQVPKELSFEGKDFLGKCFVKDPRKRWTAEMLLDHPFVAAGDNNDHDAIPLEGRDESKTSSSPRSPFDFPEWVSVQSSAVVSPESSPNSGKVFEWEVMNSGAGSLALSRFCSPMDRLRQMAADELPNWNFSESWLTVR; translated from the coding sequence ATGTTCATGTTTCTTCCTTCCTCACAAAGAAAACCACACCAAGAAATCGCTTTGAGAGCGCCGTCCATGGAGTGGGTTCGGGGTGAACCAGTGGGTCATGGAAGCTTTGCAACCGTGAATTTAGCCATACCCAGAAACGGTTCCGCTCTTGCTTCTCCGTTAATGGTCGTGAAATCTTCCGAATCTTCCTGCTCTGTGTCGCTGAAGAACGAGAAACAAGTGCTCGATCAGCTATCCACTTGCCCCCAAGTAATTCGGTGTCTTGGAGATGATCACAGCGTCGAGAACGGCGAGGAGTTGTACAACCTGTTCTTGGAGTACGCATCTCATGGTAGTTTGGCCGACCAGCTCCAGAACCGCGGCGGCTCGTTACCCGAGTCCGATGTTAGGCGATGCGTGAAGTCGGTACTCAAAGGGCTTCGTGATGTTCACGCGAAAGGGTTCGTTCACTGCGACATAAAGCTTCAGAATATCCTTGTGTTCGGCAATGGAGCCATCAAAATCGCGGACTTTGGACTGGCGAAAAAAGCAGAGCAAGAACAGAGTGGAGAAGGAAACAGAGCCGAGTTCAGAGGAACTCCCCTTTACATGTCGCCGGAATCAGTTAACGACAGCGAGTATGAATCGCCTGCGGATATTTGGGCTCTTGGGTGCGCGGTGGTGGAGATGCTCACTGGGAAGCCGGCGTGGAATTGTGGGGCCGAGTACAATATCTGCAAGCTTCTGATTCGAATAGGGGTTGGTGACGAACTGCCGCAAGTCCCGAAGGAATTGTCCTTCGAGGGAAAAGATTTTCTCGGGAAGTGTTTCGTTAAAGATCCGAGAAAGCGATGGACGGCTGAGATGCTCCTGGACCATCCCTTCGTTGCTGCTGGTGATAATAACGATCATGACGCTATTCCATTGGAGGGCAGAGATGAATCGAAGACGTCTTCGTCACCCAGAAGTCCTTTCGATTTTCCCGAATGGGTGTCGGTGCAGTCTTCGGCTGTGGTTTCGCCGGAGTCGTCACCGAATTCTGGTAAAGTGTTTGAGTGGGAGGTGATGAATTCAGGGGCCGGTTCGTTGGCTTTGTCGCGTTTTTGTTCTCCGATGGATCGGCTTCGGCAGATGGCGGCTGATGAGTTACCCAATTGGAATTTCTCGGAGAGTTGGTTGACGGTGAGGTGA